ttcgaaccgacgaaacagtgggcagcctgcagtggagcgcgcgaacttaaccagtcggccacagggccagtcccaaaAGCCTTTCTTCATAATTATTTCTACAGTGGCCCTGCTGTTCGCTGCATGATCTCTGCCCAAAGGCAAAGATCGAAAGCTGTTCTTATCTGGAACACGTACAAATAGGTGTCTCAGAAAATACTACTCATTCCTTATCATTTCATGAGTAAATCATCGGCAATGAGAgtgattcttttttaatggtGGTATGGATACACACCCTCTCTTAGGCAGGTTTTGTGCCCGTGCTTCCTCTGCCGGCTGTATTGCTTGCACTTAGAACCCATGCAGCTGGACTGCTCCAGGCTGTGGTTATCTGATCCATGGCTCCTGCAATGTTGACCGGctcccttcctctgtgtgtgtgtctcctgctGACCCCCGGCTTTGCTGACGCAGGCCGGCTGCTGGTGGTACCCATGGATGGGAGCCACTGGTTTACCATGCATTCGGTTGTGGAGAAACTCATCCACAGAGGGCATGAGGTGGTCATAGTCATGCCAGAGGTGAGTTGGCACATAGAGAAATCTCTCAATTTTACGGTAAAGACATATTCTACGTTTTACACTCTGGAGGAGCTGGATCCTCAGTTCAACATTTTCTCTGAGGCTCACTGGAAAGGTCAGGAACAAAGTTTACTTTCTACGTTGCTGACTTCATCTGGTGATAGTTTTATTGAACACTTTTACTCACATTGTAGGAGTCTGTTTAATGACGCCAAGTTAGTAAAATACCTAGAAGAGAATTCTTTTGATGCCGTCTTTCTGGATCCTTTTGATATGTGTGGCTTCATTGTAGCCAAATATTTTTCCCTCCCATCTGTGGTCTTCACCAAGGTAGTAATTTGCCACCATCTTGAAGAGGGTACGCAGTGTCCCAGTGCTCCTTCCTATGTTCATAGATTTCTCTCAGGGTTCCCGGACACCTTGACTTTCAGGGAGAGAGTGCGGAAACATATCTTCTACTTCGAGGAATATTTATTTTGCCGCTACTTCatcaaaaatgttttagaatttgCTTCTGAGATTTTCCAAAAGACGGTCACAGAATATGATCTCTTAAGCCATACGTCAATTTGGTTGTTACGAACTGACTTTGTGTTTGACTATCCCAAACCGGTGATGCCTAACGTGATCTTCATCGGCGGTATCAACTGCCATCAGGGAAAGCCACTGACAAAGGTGAGTTACCTTTCCTGTAGCATATTCAGAATAATCTGGCGATGGACCTAAAAAGATTCCTTACTAAACTGCAATTTGTCATTgacatttgtaatttctttctagTTGGATGAAGTATCTCCCTCCAATTCATTTAACTgttttatcaaattttataaaGCTGCCCTCTTTGATATGCATGGGTATACAATTGATATCATAGTAGCTAATTTCCAGGCTgcattttttttagtctttatagttttattttttaaatatgtaaaacatttgcATGGTTCAaggtcaaaattataaaaaagcaGTACTCAGAAGTCTCAATCCCGTCCATGTATCTTCCTCCTTGTTCCCTTTTGAAATCATTTCTGGTTTATCTTTCCTGAGTTTCTTTTGCAAAACCAGTCATTTATGCATTTTCATAAATGTTAGCATATACATCTTCTTTGTATCTTgcttttctcaattaaaaatatttcctgaaaatcaCTTCTTACCAGTTCATAGAgaccttcttcattcttttgtccagccacatagtactccattgtgtggctgTACCAGTCCTCATTCAATCTGTGTGTTATGGATGGACATTGGATTGTTTCCAGgcctttgttattaaaataatggaGTAGTGGGCAACCTTGAACATATGTTGTTTGTATTTGTGGAAATGTATCTTTAATTCCTAGGAGCAAAcatgtacttattttttattgtggtcatgaGTCTatgacattgtgaaatttcagttgtagattattatttgtcagacaccatataaatgtgctccCCCCACCTCGTGTGCCAaccccactctccttcccctggtaagcacaaatctgttctctttgttcatgagTTTTTTTaccttccacaaatgagtgaaatcatacagtgttcatctttctctgtctggctcatttcacttaacataataccctcaagctccatgcGTATGGTTGtaaatggggtgattttgtcttcttctatggctgagtagtattccatagtatacatatataccacatcttctttatccagtcatcagttagAGGGCACtagggttgcttccacgtcttggctattgtgaatgatgctgcaatgaacataagggtgcataagtctcttcgtattgttgatttcaagttgtttggataaataccagtagtgggatagctgggtcatatggtagtcctatttttaatttttgagaaatctccatagtgttttccacagtggctgcactagtttgcattcccaccagaagcgtatgagggttcccttttctccacaacctctccaacatgttatttttttgtcttggcaattgtagccattctaacgggcataaggtgatatctcagtgtacttttgatttgcatttccctaatgatctgtgatgttgagcatcttttcatgtgcctattggccatctgtatatcttcttggaaaaatgtcttttcatgtgctccgcccattttttgattgagttgtttgtttttttgtagttcagttgtgtgagttctttatattttatggagattaaccccctgttggatatatgatttgcaaatattttctcccagttggtgggttgttgtttcattttgatcctggtttcctttgacttgcagaagctctttagtctgatgaagtccaacttatttttttattgtttcccttgtctgagtagacacggtattcgaaaagatccttttaatgctgatgtcaaagagtgtactgcctagcaatttggcaggaaaaagaaataaaaggaatccaaataggcaacgaagaagtaaaactctcgctgtttgcagacgacatgatcttatatatagaaaaccccaaagaatccatagaaaaactattagaaataatcaacaactacagcaaagtagcagggtataaaatcaacatacataaatcagtaacaatgaactaacagaaaaagaactcaagaactcaatcccattcacaatcgcaacaaaaagaataaaataccttgggataaacttaaccaaggaagtgaaggatctatacaatgaaaactacaagactttcttgaaagaaattgacgacgacataaagagatggaaagacattccatgcacatggattggaagaataaacatagttaaaatgtccatactacctaaagcaatctacagattcaatgctatcccaatcagaatcccaagaacatttttcacagaaattgaacaaagaatcctaaaattcatatggggcaacaaaagaccgcgaattgctaaagcaatcctgagcaagaaaaacaaagccggcggaatcacaatccccgatttcaaaacatactacaaagctacagtgatcaaaacagcatggtactggtacaaaaacaggtccacagatcaatggaacagaattgaaagcccagagataaaaccacacatctatggacagctaatcttcgacaaaggagcagagggcctacaatggagaaaagaaagtctctttaacaaatggtgctgggaaaactggacagccacatgtaaaagattgaaaattgaccattctttttcaccacacaccaaaataaattcaaaatggatcaaagacctaaagattaggcctgaaacaataagtcttctggaagagaatataggcagtacactctttgacatcagtttcaaaagaatcttttcagacactataactcctcagttgagggaaacaatagaaagaataaacaaatgggacttcatcagactaaagagcttcttcaaggcatgggaaaacaggattgaaacaagaaaacagcccactaattgggaaaaaatatttacaagccacttatctgacaaagggttaatctccataatatacaaagaactcacacggctcaacaacaaaaaaacaaacaacccgatcaaaaaatgggcagaggacatgaacagacatttctcaaaagaagatatgaatatggccaatagacacatgaaaagatgttcatcatcgctaatcatcagggaaatgcaaatcaaaactacactaagatatcaccttacacccgttagattggcaaaaacatccaaaaccaagagcgacaaatgttggagaggttgtggagaaaaaggaaccctcatacactgttggtgggaatgcaaactggtacagccactatggaaaacagtacggagatttctcaaaaagttaaaaattgaaataccctatgacccagccatcccattactaggtatctatcctaagaacctgaaatcagaaatcccaagagtccgttgcacccctatgttcatcacagcattatttacaatagccaagacgtggaaccagcctacatgcccagaaactgatgattggataaagaagatgtggtatatatacacaatggaatactactcagccataaaaaaagacaaaattggcccattcacagcaatgtggatggacctcgagagtattatgttaaacgaaataagccagtcagagaaagatgaactctatatgactccactcataggtggaagttagtatattgacaaggagatccgatcggtggttaccagggaaaagggggtgtggggggagggcacaaagggggaagtggtgtacccacaacatgactaacaaaaatgtacaattgaaatctcacagggttgtaatctatcataacattaattaaaaaaaaaaaaaaaaaagagtgtactgcctatattttcttctagaagttctatggtttcaggtcttaccttcaagtctttggtccattttgagtctatttttgtgtatggagaacgataatggcctactttcattcttttgtatgtggctgtccagttttcccagcaccatctattgaagaggctttcctttctccattgtacattcttggctcctgtgtagattagctgtctgtagatgtgtggttttattttttggggtttcagttctgttctattgatctgtatgtttgtttttgtacgagtaccatgctgttttgattactatagctttgtaatatatatgtaggcatttttttaaaggaagattagccctgagctaacatctgctgccaatcctcctctttttgctgaggaagattggccctgagctgacatccatgcccatcaacttctactttatatgtgggatttatatatgcctgccacagcacggcttgatgagtggtggctaggtccacccctgggatctgaaccggcgaaccttgggccactgaattggaacatgcaaacttaaccactgtgccaccagtctggccctGCTTTGTGATCatctattttgaagtcagggattgtgatgccaccagctttgttcttgtttctcaggattactttggctgtttggggtcttttcttgccccatatgaattgtaagatcttttgttctatttccgtaaAGAAAGTCATTAGGATcctgatttggattgcattgaatttgtagattgctgtaggtagtatggacattttaactatgttattcTTCCAAGCCATgtgcatggaatagctttccattctttacgtcattattgatttctttcagtaatgtcttatagttttccttctataggtcttttacctcatttaaatttattcctagatattttattccttttgttgcgattgtaaatgggatttattcttgagttctctttctgttagtcaggttgttttttttaatactgtttttggaa
This window of the Equus quagga isolate Etosha38 unplaced genomic scaffold, UCLA_HA_Equagga_1.0 HiC_scaffold_3927_RagTag, whole genome shotgun sequence genome carries:
- the LOC124232256 gene encoding UDP-glucuronosyltransferase 1A10-like, translated to MAPAMLTGSLPLCVCLLLTPGFADAGRLLVVPMDGSHWFTMHSVVEKLIHRGHEVVIVMPEVSWHIEKSLNFTVKTYSTFYTLEELDPQFNIFSEAHWKGQEQSLLSTLLTSSGDSFIEHFYSHCRSLFNDAKLVKYLEENSFDAVFLDPFDMCGFIVAKYFSLPSVVFTKVVICHHLEEGTQCPSAPSYVHRFLSGFPDTLTFRERVRKHIFYFEEYLFCRYFIKNVLEFASEIFQKTVTEYDLLSHTSIWLLRTDFVFDYPKPVMPNVIFIGGINCHQGKPLTKVSYLSCSIFRIIWRWT